One region of Collinsella aerofaciens ATCC 25986 genomic DNA includes:
- a CDS encoding XkdX family protein, with product MAVRVKAATTAAHSKNYDKVRRYYERGLWTKAMVHRAVDCKWITCDEYEEIVGEEYAEEV from the coding sequence ATGGCGGTACGCGTCAAGGCTGCAACCACGGCGGCGCACTCGAAGAACTATGACAAGGTGAGGCGCTACTACGAGCGCGGCCTCTGGACCAAGGCCATGGTGCATCGAGCCGTGGACTGCAAGTGGATCACATGCGACGAATATGAGGAGATCGTCGGAGAAGAGTACGCGGAGGAGGTTTAG
- a CDS encoding tape measure protein: protein MAEIGRADLLIVPRFDNLTKSVESALGKCEGQASKSGSSLGKSTGSGFGKGLAGSGAMIGAFSTLTSKAMDSISSHVGSAISRFDTLNNYPKVMQSLGYSADSANASIGKMSDRLSTLPTRLDDMVSVVQGITATVGDLDKATDVGLALNDMLIASGSSTQLCSAAMEQFRQILSKGKPEMEDWRSLTTAAPGQMDQLAKSMLGPTANANDLYAALGGGGKDPTITLDQLMDKMVELDTQGGASFASFRDQAETAAGGVQTSVQNMSNAVTKGVTGTLESIGRNNIAGVLDDAKGAVNGFFKVVNGGVSASMPMVKQLYGGFKSLAPEIVSGAAGIAAWQKAVPVLSGVASGVGKATEAFKLARGGAGTFAEALEAVGVGFNPVAIGCTVAAAGIGILIEKQVEWQARTDALNKATTGLVDAASNTVALESYAGRVENVGKKSSFSAMSVDELAESIGKHVDAMNENTRAAESQIAQLNTAQQIIDNYAGKTDLSTDAQGRLTWALQLLNDQLGLNISAQDVANGKYVDADGNVKNLKQSIDELVASKKKDAEVSALTANLTEAYQAQSEAADTLASKTKPYQDRLKELAKSYPELSKGELEALACTEKVGREYNEAKKQFDSASESIDVLNGKLGDASLTTQEAGSTFEHFAQAQLTLFQAQLSANGETLSAVSGSLTQLGVDTEQLASLSDDQLAKLAQDYDGTARSIVDDLDGWGVSMDEGAASTVRAASQIQAALEDMGGKLKKAFSKENIDFGAFSDACAAAGVSTETLNSIGSANLAALASNFNGNIDQMVWAVQNYNAQPIVDKNGNVTVNQAQLMDAQGNVYTWNGSQLMDKNGVVDVSVGDLRDAQGNLVTWNGTALQSKSAKTKVDKKEVDRAQTSVDKLNGTKLKSKEMTAKASYGTLPKCQSAMQAVMNEPFHSRSATITTTYVTVNRTRNEKAAGGIRHADGGIRMHAHGAIVDAPVTGYPLDWVGEDGAEAIVPLTNRKYSEPFAATIAEQMAKLGGQRGDVYNIYLDGSALEVDERVAEALRALVSELKRTVRTGRG, encoded by the coding sequence ATGGCTGAGATCGGACGCGCGGACCTGCTGATCGTCCCCAGGTTCGACAACCTTACCAAGTCGGTCGAGTCCGCGCTCGGCAAGTGCGAGGGGCAGGCGAGCAAGTCCGGCTCCAGCCTCGGCAAGAGCACGGGCTCCGGGTTCGGGAAGGGGCTGGCCGGCTCCGGCGCGATGATAGGCGCCTTCTCGACGCTCACGTCGAAGGCCATGGACTCCATCTCGTCCCATGTCGGGTCGGCGATCAGCCGCTTCGACACGCTCAACAACTACCCGAAGGTCATGCAGTCCCTCGGGTACTCAGCTGATTCCGCCAACGCGTCGATCGGCAAGATGTCCGACCGCCTGTCGACCCTGCCCACCAGGCTCGACGACATGGTCTCGGTCGTCCAGGGCATCACCGCCACGGTCGGGGACCTCGACAAGGCCACCGACGTCGGCCTCGCGCTCAACGACATGCTCATCGCCTCGGGCAGCTCGACCCAGCTGTGCTCGGCGGCGATGGAGCAGTTCCGCCAGATCCTCTCCAAGGGCAAGCCCGAGATGGAGGACTGGCGCTCGCTGACGACGGCCGCGCCGGGCCAGATGGACCAGCTGGCGAAATCCATGCTCGGCCCCACGGCAAACGCCAACGACCTGTACGCAGCGCTCGGCGGCGGGGGCAAGGACCCGACCATCACGCTCGACCAGCTCATGGACAAGATGGTCGAGCTCGACACGCAGGGCGGCGCGAGCTTCGCGTCCTTCAGGGACCAGGCCGAGACCGCCGCCGGCGGCGTCCAGACGAGCGTCCAGAACATGTCGAACGCCGTGACAAAGGGCGTCACCGGCACGCTCGAGTCGATCGGCAGGAACAACATCGCCGGGGTGCTCGACGACGCGAAGGGCGCCGTGAACGGCTTCTTCAAGGTCGTCAACGGCGGCGTCTCGGCGTCGATGCCGATGGTCAAGCAGCTCTACGGCGGGTTCAAGAGCCTGGCGCCCGAGATCGTCTCGGGGGCGGCGGGCATCGCGGCGTGGCAGAAGGCGGTGCCAGTCCTCTCCGGCGTCGCGAGCGGCGTGGGCAAGGCAACCGAGGCGTTCAAGCTCGCCCGCGGAGGCGCCGGCACGTTCGCCGAGGCGCTCGAGGCGGTGGGCGTCGGCTTCAACCCGGTCGCAATCGGCTGCACCGTCGCGGCCGCCGGCATCGGCATACTCATCGAGAAGCAGGTCGAGTGGCAGGCCCGCACGGACGCCCTGAACAAGGCCACGACTGGCCTGGTCGACGCGGCCTCAAACACCGTGGCGCTCGAGTCCTACGCCGGCAGGGTCGAGAATGTAGGCAAGAAGTCCTCATTCTCGGCGATGTCCGTCGACGAGCTCGCAGAATCGATCGGCAAGCACGTCGACGCCATGAACGAGAACACGAGGGCGGCCGAGTCGCAGATCGCGCAGCTCAACACCGCGCAGCAGATCATCGACAACTACGCCGGCAAGACCGACCTGTCCACCGACGCACAGGGCAGGCTCACATGGGCGCTGCAGCTGCTCAACGACCAGCTCGGGCTCAACATCTCGGCGCAGGACGTGGCGAACGGGAAGTACGTCGACGCGGACGGCAACGTCAAGAACCTCAAGCAGTCCATCGACGAGCTCGTCGCCTCCAAGAAGAAGGACGCCGAGGTGAGTGCCCTCACGGCGAACCTCACCGAGGCGTACCAGGCCCAGTCCGAGGCGGCCGACACGCTCGCCTCCAAGACGAAGCCCTACCAGGACCGCCTCAAGGAGCTGGCGAAGAGCTACCCGGAGCTCTCAAAGGGAGAGCTCGAGGCGCTCGCCTGCACCGAGAAGGTCGGCAGGGAGTACAACGAGGCAAAGAAGCAGTTCGACTCCGCCTCGGAGAGCATCGACGTCCTCAACGGCAAGCTCGGCGACGCAAGCCTGACCACGCAGGAGGCCGGCAGCACCTTCGAGCACTTCGCCCAGGCGCAGCTCACGCTCTTCCAGGCGCAGCTCTCGGCCAACGGCGAGACCCTGTCCGCCGTCTCCGGATCGCTCACGCAGCTCGGTGTCGACACCGAGCAGCTGGCGAGCCTCAGCGACGATCAGCTCGCCAAGCTGGCGCAGGACTACGACGGCACCGCCCGCTCCATCGTCGACGACCTCGACGGGTGGGGCGTCTCGATGGACGAGGGCGCCGCCTCGACGGTCCGCGCGGCGAGCCAGATCCAGGCCGCGCTCGAGGACATGGGCGGCAAGCTCAAGAAGGCGTTCTCGAAGGAGAACATCGACTTCGGCGCGTTCTCGGACGCCTGCGCCGCCGCCGGCGTGTCGACCGAGACGCTCAACAGCATCGGCTCCGCCAACCTCGCCGCGCTCGCAAGCAACTTCAACGGCAACATCGACCAGATGGTGTGGGCCGTCCAGAACTACAACGCGCAGCCCATCGTCGACAAGAACGGCAACGTTACCGTCAACCAGGCCCAGCTCATGGACGCCCAGGGCAACGTTTACACCTGGAACGGCTCGCAGCTGATGGACAAGAACGGCGTCGTCGACGTGAGCGTCGGCGACCTGCGCGACGCCCAGGGCAACCTCGTGACTTGGAACGGCACGGCTCTCCAGTCCAAGAGCGCCAAGACAAAGGTCGACAAGAAGGAAGTCGACAGGGCGCAGACCTCGGTGGACAAGCTCAACGGCACCAAGCTCAAGAGCAAGGAGATGACCGCCAAGGCGAGCTACGGGACGCTGCCGAAGTGCCAGTCTGCGATGCAGGCGGTGATGAACGAGCCGTTCCACTCAAGGTCGGCGACGATCACCACGACCTACGTGACCGTCAACAGGACGCGCAACGAGAAGGCCGCAGGCGGCATACGGCACGCCGATGGCGGCATCCGCATGCACGCGCACGGAGCCATCGTCGACGCGCCGGTGACCGGCTACCCGCTCGACTGGGTGGGCGAGGACGGCGCCGAGGCAATCGTGCCGCTCACCAACCGAAAGTACTCGGAGCCGTTCGCGGCGACCATCGCCGAGCAGATGGCAAAGCTCGGGGGCCAGCGCGGCGACGTCTACAACATCTACCTCGACGGGTCGGCCCTCGAGGTCGACGAGCGCGTCGCGGAGGCGCTCAGGGCGCTGGTCTCCGAACTCAAGAGGACCGTCAGGACCGGAAGGGGGTAG
- a CDS encoding phage holin — protein MKINWALRFKNKQTLAALAATVISAAYQVLGILGVVAPISQGSLIQLVGIILTVLAGFGVIVDPTTKGASDSKRAMSYSEPHAAYDAKAVE, from the coding sequence ATGAAAATCAACTGGGCCCTTCGCTTCAAGAATAAGCAGACGCTCGCGGCATTGGCCGCCACCGTAATCAGCGCAGCCTATCAGGTGCTCGGAATCCTCGGAGTCGTGGCGCCTATCTCCCAGGGGTCGCTCATCCAGCTCGTCGGAATCATCCTGACCGTTCTCGCCGGCTTCGGCGTGATCGTCGATCCGACCACCAAGGGCGCGTCGGACTCGAAGCGTGCCATGTCGTACAGCGAGCCCCATGCCGCATATGACGCCAAGGCGGTTGAGTAG
- a CDS encoding RNA-directed DNA polymerase, producing MNSEQRRAARRKRREERRARAKAERVKACTLDTVADLNSLCKASKQAAGGVMWKSSTQRYMKDYLRNAVKSRNDLLEGRDICRGFIRFDLWERGKLRHISAVHFPERVIQKSLSQNALVPAIVPTLITANSANIKGRGTDYALKLLKRHLADHWRRHGREGYILLGDFSDYFARIAHQPVKDQVASALLDPRVVALEHRLIDAQGDVGLGLGSEPNQICAVAHPNRIDHYVTEMLRPESYGRYMDDFYLIHESKEYLQVCLLLIGRKCAELGIELNPRKTRVVKLSRGFTWLKKRIFYTETGRIVVKPCRDSITRERRKLKKMARMVADGVMTPEQVERSYQSWRGGMKRLDAHRSVLAMDALYHSLFENLAREGGAQCRPTRGTIQAEASPRNSGEPATQSSGLSEAAAK from the coding sequence GTGAACTCCGAGCAAAGGCGGGCGGCGCGCCGCAAGCGCCGCGAGGAGAGGCGCGCGCGGGCCAAGGCCGAGCGCGTCAAGGCGTGCACGCTTGATACCGTGGCCGACCTCAACAGCCTGTGCAAGGCATCGAAGCAGGCGGCGGGCGGCGTGATGTGGAAGTCCTCCACGCAGCGTTATATGAAGGACTATCTGCGAAACGCGGTCAAATCGAGGAACGACCTTCTGGAGGGCCGCGACATATGCCGGGGCTTCATCCGCTTCGACCTGTGGGAGCGCGGCAAGCTGCGCCACATCAGCGCCGTGCACTTCCCAGAGCGAGTGATTCAGAAGTCGCTTTCTCAGAACGCCCTCGTACCCGCGATAGTCCCGACACTCATAACGGCCAACTCCGCCAACATAAAGGGGCGCGGCACCGACTACGCCCTGAAGCTGCTCAAGCGCCACCTGGCCGATCACTGGAGGCGGCACGGCCGCGAGGGCTACATCCTCCTGGGCGACTTCTCCGACTACTTCGCGCGCATAGCGCACCAACCCGTCAAAGACCAGGTGGCCTCCGCGCTGCTAGATCCGCGCGTGGTCGCCTTGGAGCACCGCCTGATAGACGCGCAGGGCGATGTGGGCCTGGGGCTGGGCAGCGAGCCGAACCAGATATGCGCCGTGGCCCACCCCAACCGCATCGACCACTATGTGACGGAGATGCTGCGCCCCGAGTCTTACGGGCGCTATATGGACGACTTCTACCTGATCCACGAGAGCAAGGAGTACCTGCAGGTGTGCCTGCTGCTGATAGGGCGCAAGTGCGCCGAGCTGGGCATAGAGCTGAACCCGCGCAAGACCCGCGTGGTGAAGCTGTCGCGCGGCTTCACGTGGCTGAAGAAGCGCATCTTCTACACGGAGACGGGCCGCATAGTCGTGAAGCCGTGCCGCGACTCCATCACGCGCGAGCGCCGCAAGCTGAAGAAGATGGCCCGCATGGTCGCCGATGGCGTCATGACCCCCGAGCAGGTTGAGCGGAGCTACCAGAGCTGGCGCGGCGGCATGAAGCGGCTGGACGCGCACCGCAGCGTTTTGGCCATGGACGCGCTGTACCACAGCCTGTTCGAAAATCTCGCGCGGGAGGGGGGTGCTCAATGCAGGCCAACCCGAGGGACGATTCAAGCGGAGGCAAGCCCTCGCAATAGCGGAGAACCGGCAACTCAAAGCAGCGGCCTAAGCGAAGCGGCCGCGAAATAA
- a CDS encoding phage head spike fiber domain-containing protein, with protein MSDDIWLASFRTSYRYARVSRSTGLETGAIECFTGGSISRNQDTDTYESASLDYVGRLDMGNDFVRIYLDAEDPISGASRTVCLGTFECSTPSRTVSGEVATGIATLYGRLHDLAKDDFDEPYTVPAGANAVSAAKAIAEGCGLEVVAEPSDYTLSTAWVFGIAATADTPDNKLGAVNRLLSAAGFRSASTDAYGRVLFRRYLEPAARPIDHTFSEGEDCRVLPDLTDEQDDFDAVNVVHVDFATQGESVRGTASDDSPQSEWSTVSTGRRIVKRYQYSDLPSGESVIAGGSYPLAGDGTHDSATFRCSGGGGTIETVGVSGCPIGGISQAIRITKGSGSGEIGIAQDKIFLKKGQPYTESVYLYASQRVQVRVQPIWREDDGGETATVAIGPGWTRLSLTATPAKSEEYSAGYIYLAASAPTGSYIDVAQVKVEEGVVATQFAVEAANEKAASLLATECSVIRRPIITAIFNPSADVYSACAIRLPSVGIELARACIRKMDLELSMGCPMRIELRMYMRGDAS; from the coding sequence GTGTCGGATGATATCTGGCTCGCGTCGTTCAGGACCTCCTACCGGTACGCCCGCGTTTCGCGGTCGACCGGCCTGGAGACCGGCGCCATCGAGTGCTTCACCGGCGGGAGCATCAGCCGCAACCAGGACACGGACACCTATGAGTCCGCATCGCTGGACTACGTCGGCAGGCTCGACATGGGCAACGACTTCGTGCGCATCTACCTCGACGCGGAGGACCCGATCTCGGGCGCGTCGCGCACCGTGTGCCTGGGGACCTTCGAGTGCTCGACGCCGTCCCGCACGGTGAGCGGCGAGGTGGCGACCGGCATCGCGACGCTCTACGGCAGACTCCACGACCTCGCGAAGGACGACTTCGACGAGCCGTACACCGTGCCAGCCGGCGCAAACGCGGTCTCCGCGGCCAAGGCGATCGCGGAGGGGTGCGGGCTCGAGGTGGTCGCGGAGCCGAGCGACTACACGCTGTCGACGGCATGGGTCTTCGGGATCGCCGCCACGGCGGACACGCCGGACAACAAGCTGGGCGCGGTCAATAGGCTGCTCTCCGCTGCAGGATTCAGGAGCGCGTCGACCGACGCCTACGGGCGCGTGCTGTTCAGGCGTTACCTGGAACCGGCGGCGAGGCCGATCGACCACACCTTCTCAGAGGGCGAGGACTGCCGGGTGCTTCCCGACCTCACCGACGAGCAGGACGACTTCGACGCGGTGAACGTGGTGCACGTCGACTTCGCTACCCAGGGCGAGAGCGTCAGGGGAACGGCCTCGGACGACAGCCCGCAGAGCGAGTGGTCGACCGTCTCCACGGGCCGCCGCATCGTGAAGCGGTACCAGTACAGCGACCTCCCGTCAGGGGAGAGCGTCATCGCCGGCGGCTCCTACCCGCTCGCCGGAGACGGCACCCACGACAGCGCGACCTTCAGGTGCAGTGGCGGCGGGGGGACCATCGAGACCGTCGGCGTTTCCGGGTGCCCGATCGGCGGCATCAGCCAGGCGATCCGCATCACGAAGGGGTCGGGCTCCGGTGAGATCGGCATCGCCCAGGACAAGATATTCCTCAAGAAGGGCCAGCCGTACACCGAGTCCGTTTACCTCTACGCGTCGCAGAGGGTGCAGGTGAGGGTCCAGCCAATCTGGCGCGAGGACGACGGGGGAGAGACCGCGACGGTCGCCATCGGGCCAGGCTGGACGAGGCTGTCGCTCACGGCCACCCCGGCCAAGTCCGAGGAATACAGCGCGGGCTACATCTACCTTGCCGCTAGCGCGCCGACCGGATCGTACATCGACGTAGCGCAGGTCAAGGTCGAGGAGGGCGTTGTGGCAACGCAGTTCGCGGTCGAGGCTGCGAACGAGAAGGCGGCGAGCCTGCTCGCCACCGAGTGCTCGGTCATCCGCCGCCCGATCATCACGGCGATCTTCAACCCGTCGGCGGACGTCTACTCGGCGTGCGCCATCAGGCTGCCGTCTGTCGGGATCGAGCTCGCCCGCGCCTGCATCCGGAAGATGGACCTCGAGCTCTCGATGGGATGCCCCATGAGGATCGAGCTCCGCATGTACATGAGGGGTGATGCCTCGTGA
- a CDS encoding fibronectin type III domain-containing protein translates to MTYYTVNLSTSVSNVNDTTARIYWTATVDFGDWYYYGVRLHVKVGGVWRASGDGYTTSSWKRAVTVSGYTDAERKDNDYDVWVEAYTESVAVNGYGGVGATTSCGEGARIGKVPAYEPAAPTDLRVTRSTDGTTELEWVNHPDDDARKYYDGINVYRHTNGGDTENPYNSVTISNWRDTSTSANNYYDYDVRARWRGGTSERTSSVRVYKTPSPPASVSLSRSGDGEVSLVVRGPDIPFWISGFDVRATSDCGRTYKPRALTADRQEPGVWTMTDPSAVAGEKVVYEVRTYREEPVAGAGDTVFSAWTASNAVATICPPYAPAVSGVDPAYPTGSTATIGWTRNHPDGTAQTAAQIELVGPDGKTVPHHITGPASTTSLSLSAKGTYRLRVRTKGADPSWGAWSEYAVFRVADPPQAFFTTPAEDGEAVVELPLRAAWAAVDETGITYQRLRLLRGGSAVIDTSVAAGARSHEIASGLENRSAYVLELTVRGGSSLSTTVTRSFSTDWLVPATPIVNVSYSDALAAVVTVRDGISEFSVRDHKLRGPMAMTPEGNIRIRGGMSIKGTRATVHSLPPCASFDIERVLADGSRLLLASGLKSGQSVIDRLPPLNVGFSYVARGYAASGTTSTTEVGTVCPCDGFALNFGPDASEVVVGDRNMGGPPQYSASPERERDQFHFVGGGLPMGFESGNLSMKESMEFTIEEDDYLRVRGLFGRYGSAWVRPHLGDRGFAAVTGTLTRCAPEDYRVSVSTKRERWREPNGVG, encoded by the coding sequence GTGACGTACTACACCGTCAACCTCTCCACGTCCGTGTCGAACGTGAACGACACCACGGCCCGCATCTACTGGACCGCCACCGTCGACTTCGGAGACTGGTACTACTACGGCGTGCGCCTGCACGTCAAGGTCGGCGGCGTCTGGCGCGCGTCGGGCGACGGCTACACGACCTCCTCCTGGAAGCGCGCCGTCACCGTCAGTGGGTACACCGACGCGGAGCGCAAGGACAACGACTACGACGTCTGGGTCGAGGCGTACACCGAGTCCGTGGCAGTCAACGGCTACGGCGGGGTCGGCGCGACGACCTCCTGCGGCGAGGGCGCCAGGATCGGCAAGGTCCCGGCATACGAGCCCGCGGCCCCGACCGACCTCAGGGTCACGCGCTCGACCGACGGGACAACCGAGCTCGAGTGGGTCAACCACCCGGACGACGATGCTAGGAAGTACTACGACGGCATCAACGTCTACCGCCATACCAACGGCGGCGACACCGAGAACCCCTACAACAGCGTCACGATCTCCAACTGGCGCGACACGTCGACATCGGCAAACAATTACTACGACTACGACGTAAGGGCGCGCTGGCGAGGCGGCACGTCGGAGAGAACGAGCTCCGTGCGCGTCTACAAGACGCCCTCCCCACCGGCATCGGTCTCGCTATCGCGCTCCGGCGACGGCGAGGTCTCGCTGGTCGTCAGGGGTCCCGATATCCCGTTCTGGATTAGCGGCTTCGATGTCCGCGCGACCTCCGACTGCGGCAGGACCTACAAGCCCCGCGCCCTTACCGCCGACAGACAGGAGCCGGGCGTCTGGACCATGACCGACCCGTCTGCCGTGGCGGGAGAGAAGGTCGTCTACGAGGTCCGCACCTACCGCGAGGAGCCCGTGGCGGGCGCGGGGGACACCGTCTTCTCCGCGTGGACGGCATCCAACGCAGTGGCGACGATCTGCCCGCCGTACGCGCCCGCCGTCTCCGGGGTCGACCCCGCCTACCCGACTGGGTCGACGGCGACCATCGGCTGGACGCGGAACCACCCCGACGGGACAGCCCAGACGGCGGCGCAGATTGAGCTGGTCGGGCCCGATGGCAAGACCGTCCCGCACCACATCACCGGGCCCGCGTCGACGACATCCCTGAGCCTGTCCGCGAAGGGCACCTACCGGCTACGCGTCCGCACCAAGGGCGCCGACCCCTCATGGGGAGCGTGGTCGGAGTACGCGGTGTTCAGGGTCGCCGACCCGCCGCAGGCGTTCTTCACGACCCCCGCGGAGGACGGCGAGGCCGTCGTCGAGCTCCCGCTGCGCGCCGCCTGGGCCGCTGTCGACGAGACCGGCATCACCTACCAGCGCCTGAGGCTGCTGCGCGGCGGCTCCGCGGTCATCGACACATCGGTCGCCGCGGGCGCGCGGTCGCACGAGATCGCCTCCGGCCTGGAGAACAGGTCCGCGTACGTCCTCGAGCTCACCGTCCGCGGCGGCTCGAGCCTGTCCACGACCGTCACCCGCTCGTTCTCGACCGACTGGCTCGTGCCCGCCACGCCCATCGTCAACGTCTCCTACAGCGACGCGCTCGCAGCCGTCGTCACGGTGCGCGACGGCATCTCGGAGTTCTCCGTCAGGGACCACAAGCTGCGCGGCCCCATGGCCATGACGCCCGAGGGCAACATCCGCATCAGGGGCGGCATGTCCATAAAGGGGACGCGCGCAACCGTCCACAGCCTCCCGCCGTGCGCCTCGTTCGATATCGAGCGCGTACTCGCGGACGGCTCGAGGCTCCTGCTCGCGAGCGGCCTCAAGTCCGGGCAGAGCGTCATCGACCGCCTGCCGCCGCTCAACGTCGGGTTCTCCTACGTCGCGCGCGGCTACGCGGCCTCCGGAACCACCTCGACGACCGAGGTGGGGACCGTGTGCCCGTGCGACGGGTTCGCCCTCAACTTCGGGCCGGACGCCTCCGAGGTCGTCGTGGGCGACAGGAACATGGGCGGCCCGCCGCAGTACTCGGCGAGCCCCGAGCGCGAGCGCGACCAGTTCCACTTCGTCGGCGGCGGCCTGCCCATGGGGTTCGAGAGCGGCAACCTCTCGATGAAGGAGTCGATGGAGTTCACGATCGAGGAGGACGACTACCTGCGCGTCCGCGGCCTGTTCGGCCGCTACGGAAGCGCCTGGGTGCGACCCCATCTGGGCGACCGCGGCTTCGCCGCCGTCACGGGGACGCTCACCAGGTGCGCGCCCGAGGACTACAGGGTGTCCGTATCGACGAAGAGGGAGCGATGGAGGGAGCCCAACGGTGTCGGATGA
- a CDS encoding DUF6273 domain-containing protein, translated as MANAKTLVVGGQSLNVIDDTARSNAQTALNNAEYNRQGQIGKYGGQNIATILAGEIGSGSVYDALHKRAAAGNFAGLRVGDYLDVPLVSASAVAAQQSVRFLLAHIDPYLYCGDNSKGHHVAFVASAPVAVAKSVTGVANDSFLMWNTTNTNQGTADQKCPYPNSNLKAWETAFEACLPEGLTKYLLTQRVLLEERYSASGALNDSNSWSWQDIGKVFSLSEMEVYGCPVWGTKGYSVGFDCQFDLFRDTAHRVNGNRCHWWLRSVVGGSSSGVCYVSSGGIARYDSATYVWVRPRPGFLVG; from the coding sequence ATGGCAAATGCAAAGACACTGGTCGTCGGCGGCCAGTCGCTCAACGTCATCGACGATACCGCGCGCAGCAACGCGCAGACGGCGCTCAACAACGCCGAGTACAACCGCCAGGGCCAAATCGGCAAGTACGGCGGGCAGAACATCGCCACCATCCTGGCGGGAGAGATCGGCAGCGGCAGCGTGTACGACGCGCTGCACAAGCGAGCGGCGGCCGGCAACTTCGCGGGCCTTCGCGTGGGCGACTACCTGGACGTGCCCCTCGTGAGCGCATCCGCCGTCGCCGCCCAGCAGTCCGTGCGTTTCCTTTTGGCCCACATCGACCCGTACCTGTACTGCGGCGACAACAGCAAGGGGCACCACGTCGCGTTCGTGGCGTCCGCCCCCGTGGCCGTGGCAAAATCCGTGACAGGCGTGGCAAACGACAGCTTCCTGATGTGGAACACCACCAACACGAACCAGGGCACCGCCGACCAGAAATGCCCCTACCCCAACAGCAACCTCAAGGCGTGGGAGACGGCCTTCGAGGCCTGCCTGCCCGAGGGGCTGACCAAGTACCTGCTGACCCAGCGCGTCCTGCTGGAGGAGCGTTACAGCGCCAGCGGCGCGCTCAACGACTCCAACTCGTGGAGCTGGCAGGATATCGGCAAGGTGTTCTCGCTGTCGGAGATGGAGGTGTACGGCTGCCCCGTGTGGGGGACGAAAGGCTACAGCGTGGGCTTCGACTGCCAGTTTGACCTGTTCCGAGACACGGCGCACCGAGTCAACGGAAATCGGTGCCACTGGTGGCTGCGTTCCGTCGTGGGTGGCTCGTCGTCCGGCGTGTGCTACGTCAGCAGCGGCGGCATTGCCCGCTACGACTCCGCGACGTACGTCTGGGTTCGCCCCCGCCCCGGCTTCCTCGTCGGCTAG